The genome window CGACCAATTAGGGTGCTTTTGCCATCATCAACGCTACCGCAGGTGATAAAACGCAGTAGGCTTTTGTTTTCGTGATTTTTTAGGTACTGATCGATATCAGTTGAGATTAAATCGGATACGTGTGCCATTAGAAGTAGCCCTCCTGCTTTTTCTTCTCCATGGATGCGGCGGAGTCGTGATCGATCATTCGGCCTTGGCGCTCAGAGGTATTGGTGAGCAGCATTTCTTGGATGATCGCAGGTAGGGTGTCTGCTTCGGATTCAACAGCACCGGTTAGTGGGTAGCAGCCTAAGGTGCGGAAGCGGACTTTTTTCATCATAGGGACTTCGCCATCGCGAAGAGGCATGCGCTCATCGTCGACCATGATTAATGTGCCATCGCGTTCAACCACCGGACGCTCGGCTGAGTAGTACAAAGGCACAATCGGAATGTTCTCTAAATGAATGTATTGCCAGATGTCTAGCTCAGTCCAGTTTGAGATTGGGAATACACGAATCGATTCGCCTTTGTGCTTACGCGCGTTGTATTGTTTCCACAGCTCAGGGCGCTGGTTTTTAGGGTCCCAGCGGTGATCGGCTGTACGGAAAGAGAAGATACGTTCTTTAGCACGTGATTTTTCTTCATCACGGCGTGCACCACCGAATGCCGCATCAAAGCCGTATTCGTTTAGGGCTTGTTTTAGACCTTCGGTCTTAGTGATGTCTGTGTGAATTGCTGAGCCGTGGGTAAATGGGTTGATGTCTTTTTCGATAGCTTCTGGGTTGATGTGGGTAATCAACTTGAGGCCGAGGTCTTCTACCATTTTGTCACGGAAGCGATACATCTCTTGGAATTTCCAGCGCGTATCAACATGCAAAAGTGGAAATGGCGGCAGCGATGGGTAAAACGCTTTCATGGCAATGTGTAGCATGACGGCGCTGTCTTTACCGATCGAGTAAAGCATGACAGGGTTTTCTGTCTCAGCGACAACTTCCCGCATGATCTGGATGCTCTCCGCTTCCAGGCGTTGTAAGTGTGTTAATGGCATATCCTTCCCCGGGGTTGAATGTTGAGATTGGTTTACTGTGTGATGTGGTCGAGCAGAGGGAGCCTCTGGCTCTTTTTTTAAATCGTTGGCCGTTATGTTGGCCAGGTCTTGAGAGGGAATGATGAGTGATTCTGGGTGCTCGCTCTGCCACTGAAGTAACTCAGTGTGACGATGATAAAACGGCACCTTGATCACTAAGATCATCCCTTCAGCTTCTTGAGCATGTAAGTGGCTCAAGAATTCGACGAGATCTGTACTTGTTAACGAGTGGTGGCTATGAGCCCACTGGATGCGATTTTTAGTGTCGCGCGCATACAGCTGATAGCCGTTGTGTCCGGCTTCGTGGTCTAGGACGAAACTACGTAACCCAATGACAAAAATGCGGCGCTTATCCTGCTTATTGTGAGGGCAGGAGGCGTCTAGATTAGGGCTGTTGGCTTGCAGGTGCTTTGCCGCGCGCAATACAGCTTGTCGGGTCGTGTTTAATGACTCTGGCGCAGGCAGCAACCCTATGCTCTTGAGGTAGCGTGATGTTGTTTTTTCTGACGTGCTATGAGCGCTGCGATCTGCAATCCATTGGTGTATTGAGCCAATATCCCATAGTTTTTTATCCGAACCGTTTTGTGTGGCATATGTCTGTGTAAGTAGTTCGGATACTAGCGGTGCCAAAGCGGGCTGCTTGATGTGCTGGCTGCCGCTTGGTCGCCCGCGCGGTTGGGATTGCAGCGCTTGCCAGCCGCCTTTGAGAAACTTTTTGTAGGCCGAAATAATAGTAGGATGGCTCAACCCCGTTTGGAGTTGAATCTCGTTTAAGCTCTTTTTTTGCAACCGCAAGGTGACGGCTGTTTTACGGAGCTTATCAAGTTGTGCCGGGCTTAAGTGCTGGCCATCCATGAAGTATCCACATATTACGGCTCAATGAGCATGCGTTATAAAAATAAGTGCGCGCGTTGTTCTGTTTCGGTCTAAGTCGACTAGTTGTGATATTACGGAATTGTGGTTAGTATCTCAATACACTTTATTAAACATTTTTTGTCTCGATGTTTTAGGGCGATTAGTTTTGTTTGTTTAGCCCGTTACAACGGAATGCTTTTATTGGATTTTGACCATGGGATATGAGGCTTACCTCACGCTAGCAATTGTGATGGCAGTATTGATTGCGTTGATCGTGAGTAATATTGCGACTGATGTTATTTTGATGTCAGCGTTGGCAGCGTTAGTCATTACAGGCGTGTTAACCCCTTTGGAAGGTTTGGCCGGTTTTTCTAACCCTGGCGTTATGACGATTGCTACCTTGTATATCGTTGCAGCCGGTCTGAAAGAAACGGGTGCCATTCAATGGATTGCAGGCCGTTTGCTAGGCCAGCCAAATGGTGTTCGCCAAGGGCTGGCCAAAGTGATTATGCCTACATCGGTCATGAGTGCTTTTATGAATAACACGGCTGTGGTTGCCATGTTTATTCCTTCTATTCAGGAGTGGTCAAAACGCGTCAACATCCCGGCGTCTAAATTGCTGATTCCTTTGAGCTATGCGGCGATCCTTGGTGGCACTTGCACCCTCATCGGTACGAGCACTAACTTGGTAGTAGACGGGTTAATGCAATCCACCTTCGATTATAAAATGGGCATGTTTTCACTGACTTGGTTAGGGTTGCCTTTGCTGCTGGTAGGGGGGACGTTTCTTTACTTTTTTGCTGATCGTTTGCTGCCAGACCGCCAAGGTACTATTGAGCAATTAGGTAATGCGCGCGAATACAGCGTTGATGTGATTGTTGACGAAAATGGTCCATTAGTGGGAAAAACGATAGAAGAAGCAGGCTTACGTAATTTAAGTTTTGGTTATTTGGTAGAAATCCACCGCGGCTCGCGGATTTTATCGGCGGTTGCGCCTGATACTCAATTACAGGCGGGTGATGAGTTAGTCTTTATTGGTGCGCCCGAATGTGCACGGGAACTTCGTCAAATTCACGGCCTTAATCCGGCTAATGGTGATGTGGATAAGTTGAAAATCGCTAGCCATGAGCGTTGCCTTGTTGAAGCGGTGATCGGGCCAGAATTTGTCGGTCTAGAGCAATCGATTAAAGACTCGCGTTTTAGAACACGATTTCAGGCGGCTATTTTGTCGGTATCCCGAAACGGTCAACGTATTACCGGTAAAATTGGTGATATACGCTTACAGGTAGGCGACACCTTGTTACTGGAAACAGGACAAGACTTTGTAGGTCAATACCGCTCGCGGCGTGACTTTTTGTTAGTGAGTGCCATGAACGACTCTACGCCACCTGCGTTCAGTAAGGCGCCGTTTGCTTTGTACGTCTTATTAGGCATGGTATTGCTGAGTGCTTCTGGCTTGTTGAGTATTTTAGAAGCGGCTTTTCTGGCAGCGGGTGCTATGTTAGTCACGCGGTGCATTAGCGTGACTAAAGCCCGTCGAAATATCGACCTCACGGTGATTACTGTTATAGCGGCGTCTTTTTCGCTTGGCGAAGCCATGACTAAAACAGGGATGGCAGAGCAAATAGCTCAGTGGCTCATGTTTGGCGGGATGTCGCCTTGGGTAATGTTAGCCATTGTTTATGTATTAACCACCTTGTTTACCGAGGTGATTACTAACAATGCGGCGGCGATTTTAATGTTCCCTATTGCGGTGTCTATTGCGCAGCAATTGGGTGTGGATCATATGCCGTTTGTGATTGCTGTGATGTTTGCAGCGTCTGCTAGTTTTATCATGCCATTGGGTTACCAGACTAATTTGATGGTCATGGGGCCAGGAGGGTATCAAACCTCTGACTTTTTAAAGATAGGGATTCCGATGAGTATTATCGTATCGGTGACTTCTATCGTATTGATACCGTTTATTTGGGCGTTTTAATGCAGATTAGCCTCTGCTCTTTTATATTTTTACACATAGCTTATTTGAAACAACGACAAGGGATTAATGATGCAGTTTGATATCGAAAAAGTACTGGAGTTATCAAAACAGGCTGGCTATGCCGTTATGGAAATCTACAAAAAAGATTTTGCTGTATACGATAAGTCAGATAACAGTCCGCTAACGGAAGCGGATATGGCTGCGCATCATTTGTTAGTTGATGGCTTGAAAGCTATTGCGCCTTCTATCCCTGTTCTGTCGGAAGAGTCAGGTGAAGAGGTTAAAACCGAACGCTTGAAGTGGAGTGAGTATTGGTTAATTGATCCGCTAGATGGCACAAAAGAGTTCATCAAAAAGAACGGCGAGTTCACAATCAATGTGGCGTTGATCAAAGACGGTGTGCCGGTTTTTGGTGTGGTGTATGCACCTGCACTTAATACCTTGTATTGGGGTGAGCAGGGTAAAGGAGCCTTTAAGCAAAATGACGGCGAAGGTGCGGTTGAAATTAAAGTGGGTGATAACCCAACAGTTGCAACAGGCTGGAAAGTCGTTGGTAGTCGCTCACATCAATCAGATGATTTTAAGGCCTTTATGGAGATGTTACCTGAAGCCGATATTGTGGCGATGGGGAGTTCTCTTAAGTTATGTCTGGTCGCTGAAGGTGCGGCTGATTTGTACCCACGTTTAGGGCCTACAAGCGAATGGGATACAGCGGCGGCGCATGCGGTGGTTTTGGCGGCGGGTGGTCAGGTGTTAGAGGTTGAAACGCTCAAACCTTTAACCTATAACCAGCGTCCTGATACGTTATTGAACCCTTATTTCATCGTCTGTAAAGAGCCGAGTGATTTTTGGGCTAAAAAGGGCTAATCTAGAAGTTATCGAATGACTAGATTACGTTAGCTATAGTAATCTAGTGGTTTACCTTGTTGATTACAAAGGCGAATGTTATGTTCGCCTTTTTGCTTTTATCGGGCCATCATGACAGCACGCTTTGCGTCACTTTCCTCACCACCGATTGTTTACAGTGTTCGTTTTTGGAATCGTAAGGCTGTGGGGGCTATTATTACCGCCGCTTATGGTTATCCTCCTTTATTTGTAAACGATTTTTCACGAGCATTATCACTGGCGCAGTTAAACCATGCCCCGTTAATTGGCTGGTCTTCTCGGGTAACCGCTGAGCAGGCGAAGCGTATACAGTCGCATGTTGAGTTTTACCGGATCGAAGATGGTTTTGTGCGTTCAGTAGGTTTGGGCGCAGGCTTAAATGGCGGAGCCTCTTTTGTGGTAGACGGAACAGGTATTTATTACGATGCCAGTCAGCCATCGGATTTGGAAGTTTTGCTGCAAGAGCAGAACCTTACTCCAATGGAAGTAGCCCGGGGTGAGCAATTAATCACAGCACTAGTTAGCCAAAATATAAGCAAATATAACCTAAAAGGTTCTGATAAAGGTTTGCCCGATAGCGCGGGTAAAGAGGCTATTTTAGTGGTGGGGCAAGTGGCTGATGATGCCTCGGTACGCTCTAGTTTATCTCAGGTTTTAGACTGTGAAAGCAGTGAGAATATTAACAAGGACCTACTAGCTCATACTCGTTCTGTTTATCCTGATGCTTGCATTGTCTATAAACCTCACCCGGATGTAGTGAGTGGGCTGCGTGCTGGCATGTTGTCTGAATCCGAAGTGTTGAACTATGCCGATGCTTGCTTGCCTCAAGTGGATATTATGGCGGCAATCGATTGGTGCGATCGCTTGGAGACAGTCTCATCACTAAGTGGTTTTGAAGCCCTGTTGCGTGGTAAGCAAGTGACTACCTATGGTTCCCCTTTTTACGCAGGTTGGGGGCTGACGCAGGATCATGCTGATCTGCCTAGGCGCGGGCGTGAGCGCTCTTTAGCTGAGCTGGTGTACTTGGCATTAGTGGAATATAGCCACTACTACCATCCTCATACGCAGCAGGTATGCACACCGGAAGCGCTGATTGATTATTTGTCGCAGCAAAAAAAATCAATATGGGTCGCTGTGAAAACGCGTGTGTTAACCGCTGTTTCTTGGTTAGGCACTCAGTTAGGCCTTTAGTGGACTGGTTAGTTGTAGCGCCTGTTGCACGGGCGGTTTCGTTTTACAGTAAGGATTAATATGGCACGGATTCTCATTACAGGTGCAACGGGTGCTATCGGTGGTGCGCTAGCTAGAGCTTATGCGCAAGATGGCTATCACTTGATATTACAGGGTCGTCAATTAGCCGAACTAGATGCTCTGGTAGAGGAGTGTAACGCCGCGGGAGGCAGCGCAGAAGCGCACGTTCTGGATTTGTCGGACGTTGAACGCACTCGAACCTGGTGTGAAGAGATTCTCTCTCAGGGGGTTCCGGAGATCGTGTATGCCAATGCAGGGATGAACATTAATACCGGCCCTGACCAATCCGGAGAAACGTGGGATGAAATGTCGCTGCTGTTGGATTTAAATGTGAAATCGACGCTCGCTCTGACGCATAGTTTTGCATTGGCAATGCGTGATAAGGGTGAGGGGCAGCTCGTTTTAATTAGCTCCCTTGCGGCCTTTTTTGGTTTGCCTGTTACGCCTAGCTACAGCGCTAGTAAAGCGGCCGTTAAAGCATATGCTGAAGGTATTCGCGGTTGGCTGGCACCATCGAATGTAGGGGTTACTGTTGTTATGCCCGGGTATGTAGCGTCTGCAATGTGTCACGCTATGCCAGGGCCCAAACCATTTTTATGGACACCGCAGCGAGCGGCCCGTGTTATTAAGCGCCGAGTTGCTAAAAACCATCCGCGGATTAGTTTCCCGTTTCCTCTCAATATTGGTTGTTGGGGCTTGGCAGCCTTACCGCCGGGTGTATCTCAGAAGCTGATTAAGTGGCTTGATTACGGAGGGTAATGGGTGACTGAGATCGGCTTTTCGTTAGGGCATTCTTTGCTTACTTTATCTATGCCATTGTGTGTAGGCTTGTTGCTGTCTGCTGCGATGGAGTTGCTGCTAACCCCTAAAAGCCGAATGATTTGGCAACGCCCCTTGGCGTCTAATTTGCTGCATTTAGGGACTTGGCTCATAGTATTCGCAGCTGAGCTTGTTTTGTTTAGGCGGCCTTGGTTTGCTATGGGCAATGTTCTGGCTATTCAATTGCTCATTGTGCTTGTTAATAACGCAAAGTATCACGCGATGCGTGAGCCCTTTTTAGTGCACGATTTTGAATACTTTACTGATGCTATACGCCACCCTCGTTTGTATTTACCGTTTTTTGGTATTGCTAATGCTTTGCTAGCCCTGTGTGCGTTTATTGGTGTGCTCGTGGCTGGTGTAATGTTGGAACCATCGGTTTTTTCTTCCGCACAGGCTTCAGTTGGCTCCTATATCGTGTCGTGGGGGATTTTGTTTGCGGTGGGAGTTGCTGTAACGGTATGGGGTTATAAGGTACGAGTGCGCCGTGTATTGTTGCAGCCTGAGCATGATTATTGTGCACTAGGGCAAATTGGTTTTTTATGGCATTACGGCATCCTACATTATACGCAGCCTAATCCTGTGGAAGAGAATCAATGGCGTGAGTTATTGCCACAAGATGCTGCGGCTGAGAAGTTGCCTGACGTTGTTGTTGTTCAAAGCGAGTCCTTCTTTGATGCTCGTACAGAGTATCCAGTATTGAAGCCTTCTATTCTGGCAGAGTTTGATCAGATATGTGCGCACTCTTTTAGCTGGGGGGCTCTCACCGTGCCGGCTTGGGGCGCAAATACTATCCGTACAGAAAGTGCGTTCTTAACAGGTAAGCCTGCTCATGTTTTGGGGGTTCATCAGTTCAGTCCCTATCGGCACTTTATGAAGCAGCCGCAGTATACGGTAGCGCACGCTTTAAAGGCGTTAGGGTACCGAACGGTGTGCATTCATCCTTATCCTGCGTCTTTTTATTTGCGTGATAAATTGTATCCCAGAATGGGGTTTGATGAGTTTATCGATATTCAATCATTTACCGAAGCAGATAAGGTCGGCCAGTATGTCGGAGATGTTGCCTTAACCGATAAGGTTAAATCGATTTTGTCTAAACGATCACACGCCTCTGGCACGTCGACACCTGTATTTGTGTTTGTAATTACGATGGAAAATCATGGTCCTCTGCACTTGGAGAAGGCCAGTCAGGCTGATCAGGTTGCATTCTATGAGGGTGAACAGCCTTTTGGCTGTGATGATTTAACTGTTTATGCCCGCCACTTACGCAATGCCGATACAATGGCTGCGATGTTAACTGAATGCTTAAATGACCAACCTAATGGTGGTGTGTTGGGGTGGTACGGCGATCATGTGCCGATCATGGCAAAGGTATATCAGACGTTAGGTGCGCCAAAGGGCGAGACTCGCTATTTTATATGGAATGACCACTCCACGGATGGGCTAAAAGAGGCGTCCAGCACGTCAGCGAGCTCCAAAGATATTTCAGAGCTGCCAACGTTATTATTTCAGGCGCTTAGTGCGCGTTACAAGACTCGCTTGGCGGCTGAACAGGAAAGCGTCTGAGCATTGCTTGCAAAGGTGACTCGCTTAGCAGTAGTCGCTGGTAGGCAGATTCTACACCGGTACTAATGCCTTTTTGGCTGTATAAGCCACCATTTATTTGAGTCAACTGGATAACTGCACGCTGAAAGTACTGAAATAGCTTTTGGTCAGGGTATTCTGTGTCAGTCCAAAACTCATCTAAGCTGCATTGCGCGGTTAATCCCGGAATGTTGTAGATAGGGTCGGCAAGGGCGAGAGTCCGGCATTTGTGGAATAAAGCGGAGGTGCCCACCGTGCTGTTGATGGTTATGACGCCTTGGCAATGATCGAGCAGCGTTGGTAAGTGTCCGCTTTCTAAATACAGCGCTCGGCCTTTAATACCTAATGAGTCCTCGAGCTGCAGAATAAGCTTTTTAAAATTAACAAAGCCGGTGTCTAGCGGATGATTCTTTATCACGAGTAGGCTGTCCACTGGTGCGTGCTTGGCAAAAGAGGTGAGGGTTGTGCGAATCACATCGGCCATAGAATCGAAGGGTGAATGTGTTTGTATCTGACTATCGCTATCCAACTGAAGAGGCAGAATAAAATAGGGCGTTTGGTTGGATAATAGTTGTTCAATCGTTTTTGCATCAAAGCGCTCAAGTAATGGCATTTTAGCAAAACGCGCTCCCCAGCCCGCTAGCTCGACTCCGGAAATATAAGGGCGATGTGTTTTGTAGCCCGGATAGAGTAGAGGATTAAGCAGATTAGGTGCGTGATAGCCTATCTCGTGCATGCCCAGTAACAACACAGGGTTGCTGATGGTCTCGCCATTATCTATTGGGTTGAGTTCAGGTGCTATGCGTCGATACCACTGAGGACATTTAGGTAGCCTTGAGTGGCCGTTTATTCCTCCTTCCTCTAGTGTTAACCATCGAGGCCGAAAATAGCCTTCTTCAAAAACATGCACTCGAACATTGTGGCGTTCTCCAATGTTAATCGCAGGCGCATTGACTGGTCGGGTATCCCCCAACATTATAATATCGGTAATCTCATAGTTGATTACCTTTTGTTCAATGAACTCGGGCAGGTTATCTGCGCTAGCGCGGTATTTCCATGCCTGCTTATTGCGCCAATAAACGGCATCGCCCACACAAAAGTTAATGCGAAAAACACCCGCGCCTGCAGCTAAAAGTCGGTCGCCAAGTTTGGAAAAAAAAGGGCTTGTTGGGCCCTGAAGAAAAAGAAAGTTCCGTTTTTGCACAGTATTCTCAGGGCAGCCAGTTAGATCAGCGTTTTCAAAAGGACCAGTGTTTCACGAACCTGGGCTTCGGTATGCTCGCAGGAGAGGAAGAAGCGTAAACGTGCGCTCTGTTCTGGAACAGCGGGGTACAGAATGGGTTGTACGTTAATGCCTTTCTCGAATAAAGCAGCAGAGGCCTTAGCAGCGGTTACTGAGCTCCCTAAAATAATAGGTATTACGGCGATGCCTGTGCTTTCACCGGTATTAAAACCAAGTGATTTGGCTGTGTCGAGAAAGTACTTGGAAATATGCATGAGCTGGTGGATTCTTTCCGGCTCTTGTTCCATAACTTCTAGCGAAGCCAAAGCGGCTGCGGCAATGGGAGCAGGCATCCCTACGCTGTATAAAAAGCCGGGGGCCATATAACGTAGGTGTTCAATTAAGGCTGATTCGCCGGCGATATAGCCTCCACAACCGGACATTGTTTTGCTCAGTGTGCCCATCCAGATATCGACATCTTTGCCGGCCACTTGGTAAAGCTCTCTTAGGCCTTTACCACTATCGCCTAAAATGCCAAATGAATGTGCTTCGTCAACCATCAAAAATGCATAGTGCTGCTGTTTGATCTCTACGAGGCGCGCCAGATCAGGGTGGTCTCCGTCCATACTGTAAAGGCCTTCGACGACGATTAACACGCGTTCAAATTGGTGGCGCTTTTCGGCTAAAAGGGCTTCTAGTGCATCTAAATCATTATGGGGGAACGATAAGCGTTTCGCGCCAGATAATTGAGCACCTACGATAGAGCTGTTATGGATGTATTCATCATGAATGATGAGGTCCTTAGCGCCGAACAAGTAGCCGATAGTTGTGACGTTAGTTGCATGGCCGCTCACAAAGGCGAGAGCATCATCCACCTCGTACATGTGAGCAAGCTTCGCTTCTAATGCTTGGTGAATAGGGCGCTCACCAGACACAATACGACTAGCTGAGACCGAAGTGCCATATTGTTCAATAGCATCAACGGCCGCTTGGTTCACCTTTGGGTGGCCCGACAGTCCAAGGTAATTGTAGCTGGCGTAATTAATGACTTCTTTGCCATTAATCACTGATGTTGCACCAGCCACTCCTTCGTGCGTACGAAAAAAAGGGCTTTCGATGCCGAGGCTTGCAGCACCGTTTTTGATGATTTGCATCTGTTGATAACCCGGATGCTGATCAAATCGGTTTGCTTTGGCTTGCTTGCTTGTTGTGGACTTCAACAAAGAAGCAATTCCGTTACCGGAGTTTTCGGCCTTTTTAAGTTTGTGCTGTAACGTTTTTTGAATCAGCTTATCTTTAATATTTTGCGAAAGCTTTTGTGAGCTCATTAAGCCGATTCTCCTTTTCCGGCATGCTGGCGGGCCACTTGGGCTGCCATATCGTCTTCAGAACTTTGGTCCTCACCTTTTATTTGCGTCGCTAAGCGTTCGC of Neptunomonas phycophila contains these proteins:
- a CDS encoding SLC13 family permease — its product is MGYEAYLTLAIVMAVLIALIVSNIATDVILMSALAALVITGVLTPLEGLAGFSNPGVMTIATLYIVAAGLKETGAIQWIAGRLLGQPNGVRQGLAKVIMPTSVMSAFMNNTAVVAMFIPSIQEWSKRVNIPASKLLIPLSYAAILGGTCTLIGTSTNLVVDGLMQSTFDYKMGMFSLTWLGLPLLLVGGTFLYFFADRLLPDRQGTIEQLGNAREYSVDVIVDENGPLVGKTIEEAGLRNLSFGYLVEIHRGSRILSAVAPDTQLQAGDELVFIGAPECARELRQIHGLNPANGDVDKLKIASHERCLVEAVIGPEFVGLEQSIKDSRFRTRFQAAILSVSRNGQRITGKIGDIRLQVGDTLLLETGQDFVGQYRSRRDFLLVSAMNDSTPPAFSKAPFALYVLLGMVLLSASGLLSILEAAFLAAGAMLVTRCISVTKARRNIDLTVITVIAASFSLGEAMTKTGMAEQIAQWLMFGGMSPWVMLAIVYVLTTLFTEVITNNAAAILMFPIAVSIAQQLGVDHMPFVIAVMFAASASFIMPLGYQTNLMVMGPGGYQTSDFLKIGIPMSIIVSVTSIVLIPFIWAF
- the cysD gene encoding sulfate adenylyltransferase subunit CysD; translation: MDGQHLSPAQLDKLRKTAVTLRLQKKSLNEIQLQTGLSHPTIISAYKKFLKGGWQALQSQPRGRPSGSQHIKQPALAPLVSELLTQTYATQNGSDKKLWDIGSIHQWIADRSAHSTSEKTTSRYLKSIGLLPAPESLNTTRQAVLRAAKHLQANSPNLDASCPHNKQDKRRIFVIGLRSFVLDHEAGHNGYQLYARDTKNRIQWAHSHHSLTSTDLVEFLSHLHAQEAEGMILVIKVPFYHRHTELLQWQSEHPESLIIPSQDLANITANDLKKEPEAPSARPHHTVNQSQHSTPGKDMPLTHLQRLEAESIQIMREVVAETENPVMLYSIGKDSAVMLHIAMKAFYPSLPPFPLLHVDTRWKFQEMYRFRDKMVEDLGLKLITHINPEAIEKDINPFTHGSAIHTDITKTEGLKQALNEYGFDAAFGGARRDEEKSRAKERIFSFRTADHRWDPKNQRPELWKQYNARKHKGESIRVFPISNWTELDIWQYIHLENIPIVPLYYSAERPVVERDGTLIMVDDERMPLRDGEVPMMKKVRFRTLGCYPLTGAVESEADTLPAIIQEMLLTNTSERQGRMIDHDSAASMEKKKQEGYF
- a CDS encoding beta-3-deoxy-D-manno-oct-2-ulosonic acid transferase — encoded protein: MTARFASLSSPPIVYSVRFWNRKAVGAIITAAYGYPPLFVNDFSRALSLAQLNHAPLIGWSSRVTAEQAKRIQSHVEFYRIEDGFVRSVGLGAGLNGGASFVVDGTGIYYDASQPSDLEVLLQEQNLTPMEVARGEQLITALVSQNISKYNLKGSDKGLPDSAGKEAILVVGQVADDASVRSSLSQVLDCESSENINKDLLAHTRSVYPDACIVYKPHPDVVSGLRAGMLSESEVLNYADACLPQVDIMAAIDWCDRLETVSSLSGFEALLRGKQVTTYGSPFYAGWGLTQDHADLPRRGRERSLAELVYLALVEYSHYYHPHTQQVCTPEALIDYLSQQKKSIWVAVKTRVLTAVSWLGTQLGL
- a CDS encoding LTA synthase family protein, with the protein product MTEIGFSLGHSLLTLSMPLCVGLLLSAAMELLLTPKSRMIWQRPLASNLLHLGTWLIVFAAELVLFRRPWFAMGNVLAIQLLIVLVNNAKYHAMREPFLVHDFEYFTDAIRHPRLYLPFFGIANALLALCAFIGVLVAGVMLEPSVFSSAQASVGSYIVSWGILFAVGVAVTVWGYKVRVRRVLLQPEHDYCALGQIGFLWHYGILHYTQPNPVEENQWRELLPQDAAAEKLPDVVVVQSESFFDARTEYPVLKPSILAEFDQICAHSFSWGALTVPAWGANTIRTESAFLTGKPAHVLGVHQFSPYRHFMKQPQYTVAHALKALGYRTVCIHPYPASFYLRDKLYPRMGFDEFIDIQSFTEADKVGQYVGDVALTDKVKSILSKRSHASGTSTPVFVFVITMENHGPLHLEKASQADQVAFYEGEQPFGCDDLTVYARHLRNADTMAAMLTECLNDQPNGGVLGWYGDHVPIMAKVYQTLGAPKGETRYFIWNDHSTDGLKEASSTSASSKDISELPTLLFQALSARYKTRLAAEQESV
- a CDS encoding SDR family NAD(P)-dependent oxidoreductase translates to MARILITGATGAIGGALARAYAQDGYHLILQGRQLAELDALVEECNAAGGSAEAHVLDLSDVERTRTWCEEILSQGVPEIVYANAGMNINTGPDQSGETWDEMSLLLDLNVKSTLALTHSFALAMRDKGEGQLVLISSLAAFFGLPVTPSYSASKAAVKAYAEGIRGWLAPSNVGVTVVMPGYVASAMCHAMPGPKPFLWTPQRAARVIKRRVAKNHPRISFPFPLNIGCWGLAALPPGVSQKLIKWLDYGG
- a CDS encoding aminotransferase class I/II-fold pyridoxal phosphate-dependent enzyme translates to MSSQKLSQNIKDKLIQKTLQHKLKKAENSGNGIASLLKSTTSKQAKANRFDQHPGYQQMQIIKNGAASLGIESPFFRTHEGVAGATSVINGKEVINYASYNYLGLSGHPKVNQAAVDAIEQYGTSVSASRIVSGERPIHQALEAKLAHMYEVDDALAFVSGHATNVTTIGYLFGAKDLIIHDEYIHNSSIVGAQLSGAKRLSFPHNDLDALEALLAEKRHQFERVLIVVEGLYSMDGDHPDLARLVEIKQQHYAFLMVDEAHSFGILGDSGKGLRELYQVAGKDVDIWMGTLSKTMSGCGGYIAGESALIEHLRYMAPGFLYSVGMPAPIAAAALASLEVMEQEPERIHQLMHISKYFLDTAKSLGFNTGESTGIAVIPIILGSSVTAAKASAALFEKGINVQPILYPAVPEQSARLRFFLSCEHTEAQVRETLVLLKTLI
- a CDS encoding capsule biosynthesis protein, yielding MQKRNFLFLQGPTSPFFSKLGDRLLAAGAGVFRINFCVGDAVYWRNKQAWKYRASADNLPEFIEQKVINYEITDIIMLGDTRPVNAPAINIGERHNVRVHVFEEGYFRPRWLTLEEGGINGHSRLPKCPQWYRRIAPELNPIDNGETISNPVLLLGMHEIGYHAPNLLNPLLYPGYKTHRPYISGVELAGWGARFAKMPLLERFDAKTIEQLLSNQTPYFILPLQLDSDSQIQTHSPFDSMADVIRTTLTSFAKHAPVDSLLVIKNHPLDTGFVNFKKLILQLEDSLGIKGRALYLESGHLPTLLDHCQGVITINSTVGTSALFHKCRTLALADPIYNIPGLTAQCSLDEFWTDTEYPDQKLFQYFQRAVIQLTQINGGLYSQKGISTGVESAYQRLLLSESPLQAMLRRFPVQPPSESCNAH
- the cysQ gene encoding 3'(2'),5'-bisphosphate nucleotidase CysQ; translation: MMQFDIEKVLELSKQAGYAVMEIYKKDFAVYDKSDNSPLTEADMAAHHLLVDGLKAIAPSIPVLSEESGEEVKTERLKWSEYWLIDPLDGTKEFIKKNGEFTINVALIKDGVPVFGVVYAPALNTLYWGEQGKGAFKQNDGEGAVEIKVGDNPTVATGWKVVGSRSHQSDDFKAFMEMLPEADIVAMGSSLKLCLVAEGAADLYPRLGPTSEWDTAAAHAVVLAAGGQVLEVETLKPLTYNQRPDTLLNPYFIVCKEPSDFWAKKG